TAAAATTGTAGAATAAATAGAAATCCGTAGTTTTTAAATCATTATGATATTTAATTACATTTAACCTGCAACGGTTAAAACCGCTGCCTATGTCATAACATTTGCAATTACAACCCGTGACTTCAACTATTAGAAAGGACATAAAGAACAAAAAAAAGGTCTGTAAAAACTTTACAGACCTTTAATATTTTAGTGGTATTCTATTTTTCGACCACTTATTATCTCAAGTTAAAACTTGTTTTAGAAACTAATTCACCACTGTCAAAAACATTGATAAAATAAGTTCCTTTCTCAAAATCTTTACCTGGTAAATCTTCACTAACATTAACAGTTTTATTTTCGTATTTAACATTTGTTTTAAAACTGTAAGTTAAAGTATTGTCTCCAAAAGTTTCTGTTTTCTTTTCTCCTAAAACATTGTTTTTAGAATCAATAACTTGTACATAATACGTTTTATCTCCAGATTTAGCAATTTGATTTTCAGCAATTGTAAAACTAATTTTCAAAACATCAGCACGACTCGCTTTATCTGTTTCGATTTGTTTTCCTGAGCTTCTTAATTTGTAAGCAGCTGTTTTTGTGTTTAAAATTGATAACTTAGAACCTTTTTCAACTGTTTTAGCCAATTCTTCGTTTTGACCAACTAATACTTCATTATATTTTTTAGACTCTCCTAAAACTGTAATAGTACTGTCTCTTTGAACTGTCAAAACACCATTCTGTTTTTTCAATTCGTCGTTTTCAGCCACAAGAGTTTTCATTTTACCTTGCATAGCCTGAACTTGTGATCTGAATTTAGACACATCACCTTTTGATTTATTCAAATCATCCATCAAAGCTACTACTTTATCTCTTTCCTGAATTAACTCATCAGACATAGAAGTGTTTTCAGCAATTGCAGCATCATAAGTTGCTTTCAATTCTTTCAAATCTTTCATAACAGATTCTTTCTCTGTCATGGTTGACGTAAGCTCCGTCTTAACCACCTCTGTATCAGAAGACAATTTAAAAATATACACTAAGCTACCAATTAGTAGGACTGCTAAAACTGCGATTATCGCCTTTAGACTCGAGTTGTTGTTCTTTGGGTTTTCCATATTTAAATAATTTTCTTTAAAACAAATTTAAGAATTAATATAAAGGTAATAACGTAAGTTGTTACAATTATATTATTTTTGGAAAATATTTTTTTTTCATGGAGAAAGTAATTCCTTTTACTGTAAATGATTTAGCAAAAGTCACAAATCACCGAAGTGGTGAAATAAAATTTGGAGAGAAAATGATTGTTATTCCGAAAGGAGTAGACAAACTCAAGTTCTTAAAAGAAAGTGAAGCTAAATATGTGCTTTTGGGAATCCCCGAAGACATTGGCATACGCGCTAACTTCGGTAGACCCGGAGCGGCCTCTGCATGGGAAAGCGCCATTAAAAGCATTGCCAACATTCAGCACAATCGTTTTTCAAAAGGCAGCCAAATTATTGTTTTAGGACAAATTAATGTTACTGAAGAAATGCGAGATGTCGAAAATCTTGATTTCAACGACATTGATGATCGATCAAAACTAAGCCAGTTAGTAGAAAAAATTGACAAAGAAGTTTCGCACATTATTTTTACCATTGTAAAAGCAGGGAAAACTCCTATAATTATTGGCGGAGGTCATAATAATGCTTACGGAAATATAAAAGGTTCGGCTCTGGCCAAAGGAAAACCAATAAACGCGATTAATTTTGATGCTCATTCAGATTTTAGAATTCTCGAAGGACGTCACAGCGGAAATGGTTTCTCATATGCCTACGAAGAAGGATTCCTGAAAAGGTATTTCATTTTTGGTTTACACGAAAATTACACTTCAAAAAGTGTCCTGGATATTATCAAAAAACTTGAAGATCGTGTTCGCTACAATACTTATGACAGCGTCAATATCCGCAAGGAGAAAGATTTTAGCAGAGAAATGGCTTTGGCTTTAGAATTTATCAGAACAGATTCTTTTGGGATCGAAATTGATTTAGATGCTATTCCAAACATTGCCAGCAGCGCCATGACAATCAGCGGATTTTCGGTTGAAGAATTAAGGCAGTTTATATCGTTTTTCGGACAGCACAGAAATGCTACTTATTTGCATATTTGCGAAGGAGCACCAGATCTTGCCGATTCTCCAAACAATAATCTAATTGGTAAATTAATTGGTTATTTAGTGACTGATTTTATTAAAGCCAATAACGAAAAAGAATAATTTCTAAGAATATTAACGACTGGAAATTAATCGTTTTGCCAAATAAAATAAGATTCAAATAAAGGATTAGCTGAATAAAACTATCTTTGCACAGAATTTTAGTACTTAAAACTAAATTCTTAATACCTAAGATATGTTATTCGAAGATTTATCACTTTCAAAAAGTATACAAAAAGCCGTATTTGAAGAAGGCTACCTAAATCCTACTCCTATTCAGGAACAATCTATTCCAATTGTTCTGTCAGGAAGAGATTTAATTGGCTGTGCACAAACAGGTACGGGAAAAACGGCAGCTTTTGCCATTCCAATCATACATCAATTACACCGAATTGTTGGCTCAACTAAAAAAGCAAAACAAATTCGTGCTCTTATAGTAACTCCTACACGTGAATTAGCGGTACAAATTGGTCAAAGTTTTGACACTTATGCAAAATATACCAACTTAACACAGCTGACTATCTTTGGAGGAGTTTCGCAAAATCCACAAGTAGATACGCTAAAAAAAGGTGTCGATATTCTGGTAGCAACTCCTGGAAGATTACTTGATTTACAAAAACAAGGTTTTCTTGATTTAGATCATTTACATACTTTGGTTCTGGATGAAGCTGATCAAATGCTGGATATGGGTTTTATAAACGATGTAAAAAAGATCGTAAAACTAACTCCTAAAAACCGTCAAACATTATTGTTTTCAGCTACAATGCCAATTGCAATTCGTGAATTGGCCGAAATGTTCCTGAAAGATCCTGCTAAAGTAGAAGTTTCGCCTGTATCGTCAACTGCTGAAACTGTAGAGCAGCGCGTTTATTTTGTTGAAAAAACAGAGAAAAGAAATTTATTATATCATTTAATAAAAAACGAAGATTTATCTAATGTATTGGTGTTTTCAAGAACCAAACATGGTGCAGATAATGTTGTAAAAGCACTTCGTAAAAAAGATATTCCGGCAGAAGCAATTCACGGAGACAAATCTCAAAATGCAAGACAACGCGTTTTAGACGCTTTCAAAAACAAAGAAGTTGGTGTTCTTGTAGCTACAGATATTGCTGCCAGAGGTATTGATATTGACCAATTGCCATTTGTAATTAACTTTGATTTACCAAATATTCCTGAAACTTATGTTCATAGAATTGGACGTACAGGGCGCGCCGGAAACGGAGGCGTTGCAATTTCATTTTGTGGTAAAGATGAAGAACCTTACTGGAAAGATATTCAAAAATTAATAAAAGTTGATGTAAAGACTATCACAGATCATCCGTATCAATGGCACTCCGGAAGTCCTGATGCAGCCGCAGAGAAACCTAAAAACTCAAACCGAAGCGGTGGTGCTCACAAATCGAGAAAGTCAAATGCTTCTAAACAAAATAAAAAACGCTGGTACTAACCCTACCTTCTGGAAACAAATATTATAATCAAATCTGAACACGGATTTCACGAATTTGCACAAATTTTAATAGGTTAACCTAAGTTTGTGAAATTAGTGAAATCCGTGTTGTTTTTTTATGCTTGTATGATCCTGACCGGTATTTTTTACTTCACTTATTAAGTAATTTATAATTTTAAATAACTTAACCGGCTCAAATGGTTTTATAATAATATCATTTATTCCTGACGAAATGGCTTCCTCTGCTATTTCGTCTTTATCAAAAGCAGTAAGAGCAACAATTGGTGTTTTTATACCTTGCAAACGAATTCGCTTAGTCGTTTCAAATCCATTCATTAGTGGCATGTTTATATCCATTAAAATAAGATCAAACGTTTCATTTTCTAAGATTTTAAGTGCACCAAATCCATCATCTACAACTTTGCAGATGTAATTGTTCTTTTCAATAATTTTCTTAGTAACCAACTGATTAATAAGATTATCTTCGACAATTAAAATCTTAAACACTTCATTAGAAGTCAAATCAACTTCAATTTCTTCAATAATACTTTTAGTTTTTTCAGGATCGTATTCAAACGGAATTACAAACGAAAAAGAAGTTCCTTCGCCAATATCACTTACTAAACTTATTGAACTTCCAAAAAGCCCTAACAATTTTTTTACAATACTCAGCCCTAATCCGGTTCCCTGATAATCTTCATCTTTTCTTCCTACCTGAACAAATTTTTCAAAGATTTTTCCTTGATCAACAGCAGCAATTCCAACACCATTATCCTTTATAAGAAAATCCAGAAAGTATAATTTTCTCTCTATTCTATCAAGATTTACAACTATTTCAACTTCTCCGTCTTTAGTAAATTTCAATGCATTACTAACTAAATTCATTAAAATCTGAGCCAATCTTAATTTATCCCCAATCAAATACTCCGGAATATTAGGATCAATTGATACATTGATTTTATTATTGTTTTTCTGAGATAAAAAGGAAAGTGAATTTTTGATCATTGTAATTTCATCCGAAATATTAAATGTCAAAGTTTCCAGAACAACTTTATTTTCTTCTATTTTATTAATTTGAAGAATATCATTTACCAGGGACAGTAAATATCTGGCAGAAAATTTCAAAGCACTTAAATGCTGGCTTTGAGATAATTCTTTATGCTCTTCGAGAAGCATATTTGTTATACCTACAACACCATAAAGCGGAGTACGCAATTCATGGCTTATAGTCGAAATAAATTGAGTTTTAAGCAGTGAGGCTTCTTCAGCAATTTCTTTGGCTTTAAGAAGCTCTAAATTGTGCTTTTTCTTAAATCTGATATTTTTAACTAAGGTAATAATCAGAAAAAGCAAAATAAGAGAAATCAAAATAAACAGAATAACAATTATTCTTGATTTTTTAAGACTGTGATATTGTTCTACTTTTTCATTTTCTATTTTATCAATCTGTCTTTTATACTCGTCTAATTCGAGGCTAAATCCAGCAATAGAAGCTCTTTTAAGTTTTTCTTCATTATATAACTCTTCAGTAATTTTATTGTAGGAAGTAAGGTTTTTATACGCTTCTCTGGGTTCATCAATCTTATTCAAAAACTTCGAGTACTCTAAATGCGCATATGCCAAATCTGATTTTTCGTCAGTCTTTTTTCCTGCCTCGATAGCTTTTAGAAAAAATTCATTTGCAGCTTCATAATCATGGTGATAACCTGAATACATACCATTAAGCATATTTACTATGGCATCAGTTGATTTGTCTCCGTATTTTTTTCTATTAGTATTTATATATTTCAGGAAAAGATATCCTTCGTCATATTTATTAATATCAAAATAAGCCCATGCAATATTTACGTTTGTAAAATAAACTTGATTTAAATCATTAATTTTCAGGCCGTATGCTATTGATTTTTTATAATAGTCAATTCCTTTGTTAAATTGCTTTTTTTCAAAACAATATACATTTCCTAAGTTATTGTAAAGATTATATTTTATAGAATCATTGTTTGTCTTATTAGCATAATACAAACTTTTATTATAGAAGAAAATTGCTTTATCAATTTCACCTAATTCATTGTAATTAGCCGCAATAATAGTATAGGAACGGGAAATTAAAGATGAATTTTTAACATTTGTTGCTGAGTTTAATGCAGCTCTGGATATAATTAATGATTTTTCGAAATTTGACTCTCTAAAATTGGTCAATGCTTCTTTTACAAGCTTATCGGTTTTTCCTTCAGATATAGGTTTAGATTGTCCAATTGCTGAATTATTAAAACAATTCAACAGCAGTACTAAAAGTAAAAAAATCCGTATCTGGGGCATTAATAGGCTAATTTCATCAAATATACACTTAAAAATAAAAAAAAGCTGTATTTTGAACAAAAATACAGCTTCTCTCTATTTATTTAAATCTCAACAAACATTACTCTTTCGCTTATAAAAAAAACAAAAAAATTATACGTTTTCAGTAGCAGTTTCAGATTCTTTATCATCCTCCCATTGTCCAACAACAGAAGTTGCCAAAGCATTCCCTAATACATTTGTAGCACTTCTAAACATATCACAAAAATGATCAATTGGCAAGATTAAAGCAATTCCTTCTACAGGAATCTTAAACATTCCGCAAGTCGCTGCTACGACTACCAAACTTGCTCTTGGCACACCGGCAATTCCTTTACTGGTAAGCATTAAAACCAAAAGCATTACCATTTGTGTACCTAAATCTAAATGCACACCATAAAACTGGGCGATAAAAATACTGGCAAAAGTCATGTACATCATACTCCCGTCCAAATTAAATGAATATCCAAGCGGCAACATAAAAGATACAATTTTATCTTTTACTCCAAAGTCTTCCAACTCTTCTGTTAATTTTGGAAAAACGGCTTCACTACTGGTTGTTCCAAAAGCAATTGCCAATGGTCCAATAATGCGTCTTAACAATTCAGTCATTCTTCCTTTTAAGAAAATATAACCCACTGCAATCAAAACTAACCACAAAGTGCTTATTCCGATTAAGAACGATCCGAAAAATTTAAAATAAGTAATTAGCAATTCCTCTGCATCTCTAATAGCAAATACTCCTGCAATGGCACCAAAAACTCCAATTGGAGCAAAGTTCATTACATAATTTACCATTTTCAAAACGATATGTGATGCTTTATCCAAAGCATTTATAACTGGTTTTACTGTACTGCCTAATGAAGCTGCTGCTAATCCAAAAAAGATTGAAAATATCACAATTTGCAGAATCTCATTAGTTGCCATTGCTTCAAAAATACTTTTAGGAACAATATGCTCAACAAAATTTTCAAAAGTTAGTGATGTTGTTTTACCTGTTACTTCAGAAGCAGCTGCCATATCAACATGCAATTTAATACCTACTCCCGGTTCTAAAATATTAACGTAAAACAATCCTATTAATAATGATATAAAAGAAGCTGTAAAAAACCATCCTAAAGCTTTTCCTCCTACTCTTCCAACTGTTTTTATATCTCCTAATTTAGCGATTCCAACTACTAAAGTGGTAAAAACTAAAGGAGAAATAATCATTTGTACCAATCGGATAAAAATGGTAGCAAGCATTTTTATTTTAGCACTAAACGATTGTGCCGCTTCTGGCGAAATCGAATTGTGCAATATAATTCCTAAAGCTGCTCCAAGAATCATTGCAACTATAATTTGCCCTGTTAATCCTGAAAGAAATGATTTTTTTTTGGTTTCTGTAACTTGCATTAATTTGTTTATTTTTAGATTAAAACATTAAGACCCTCACTGTCTTAACTTTTATTAATATGTTTTGTTGATTAAATAAAAATCAGCCAAAACAATCGCTGCCATTGCCTCGACAATTGGCACTGCGCGAGGTACTACACACGGATCATGACGTCCTTTTCCGGTCATTGGTGTAATATTTCCTTTATTATCTAATGAATCCTGAGTTTGCATGATAGTTGCAACAGGTTTAAAAGCTACTCTAAAATAAATATCCATTCCGTTGCTGATTCCTCCCTGAATTCCTCCCGAAAGATTTGTTTTTGTAGTTCCGTCAGGATTGTATAAATCATTGTGTTCACTTCCTTTCATTTCAGAACCAGAAAATCCGCTTCCATATTCAAACCCTTTTACAGCATTTATAGAAAGCATTGCTTTTCCTAATTCGGCATGTAATTTATCAAAAACAGGTTCGCCTAAACCTACCGGAACGTTTTGAATTACACATGAAACAACTCCACCAACAGTATCTCCCTGTTTGCGGATATCACGAATATATTCTTCCATAATCTCCGCCGATTTTTCATCCGGACAACGAACAGGGTTACTTTCTATTTTTGAAAAATCTAAATCCTGATATGGAGTATCCAAATGAATTGGACCAACTGAAGAAACGTAAGCGTTAATTTTAATTTGTGGCAACATTTGTTTCGCAATCGCACCAGCTACTACTCTGCTTGCTGTTTCTCTTGCTGAACTTCTTCCGCCACCACGATAATCACGAAAACCATATTTTTGATCATAAACATAATCGGCATGACTTGGTCTGTAATTATCTTTTATATGAGAGTAATCATCTGATTTTTGATTTGTATTCGGAATAATAAAACCAATTGGAGTTCCTGTTGTTTTACCTTCAAAAATACCGGATAAAAACTGAACTGCATCCGGTTCTTTTCTTTGCGTTACGATTGCTGATTGTCCTGGTTTTCTTCGAGACATTTCAACTTCAATTGCTTCCAGATCAAGTTCTATTCCTGATGGGCATCCATCAATAATTCCACCTAAAGCTTCACCATGAGATTCTCCAAATGTAGTAACTTTATATAGGGTGCCGTAGCTATTTCCTGCCATTGTAATTTGTTTTGAGCAAATGTAAGTTTTATGAATTAAATTAAAAAATTTAAAATTGGTATTATTAAGCAAAGGCTAAGCAGTTTAAAAATCACAATTTATTAAAATTGTCGCCAATTTGATAACCTTTTGATAAAATAAATCTGACTAGAGTTTCTTTTATTTGTTAAACTTCAAAAAAAGAAAAATTGAAAAAACGAAATGTCGAATTGGTCATCCTTTCAGATGTCCATTTGGGAACTTACGGAAGTCACGCTAAAGAATTAAACAACTATCTATCAAGCATTAAACCAAAAACATTAGTCTTAAATGGCGATATTATTGATGCTTGGCAATTTAGAAAATCCTATTTCCCAAAAGCGCACTTAAGAGTCATTCAACGCATTATCGGGATGGCATCTAAGGGCACAAAAGTGTATTATATTACTGGAAACCACGATGAAATTCTTCGAAAATTCAGTGATATGAATATGGGTAATTTTGCTTTGGTTGATAAATTAGTTTTAGAATTGGACGACAAAAAGGCATGGATTTTTCATGGAGACGTTTTTGATGCTTCTGTTCAACACTCAAAATGGATTGCAAAATTGGGCGGTTTAGGTTATGATTATTTAATACTTACCAATCGTTTTGCAAATTGGTGTTTGGCTAAACTAGGAAGAGAGCCTTACTCGTTTTCTAAAAAAATAAAAGCCAGCGTAAAAAAAGCCGTAAAATTCATTTCAGATTTTGAAACTACCGCTACAGATCTGGCCATAGAAAAAAATTATGATTATGTAATTTGCGGACATATCCACGAACCAAAAATCATTACTAAAGAAAACAAACACGGCTCTACTTTATATCTAAATTCAGGCGACTGGGTTGAAAATTTAACTGCATTAGAATACCACAAAAAACGCTGGAAATTGTATTCGTATGCCGAAAGCAATTTTACAGAAGAAGAAAATCTTTTTGAAATGGAAGATATTTTGAGTTCTCAATTAATCTCTTCAATTATCCTAAACAAATAACAATACAACCCCTAAAACACTCTTTTTATAGCAGATAACAATATTTTCATACAACTTAGTTAGTTTTAAAAATGTGAATTATGTAACAATTCTGAGTAATCTTATACGTCTAAGAATGGCATCCTACATTACATTTGGAGAAATTTAATAACCAATTCTATGAAAAAAATAATTTTATCTGCCATTATGCTATTAGGATTAGCGTTTACGGCTCAATCACAAGAAATCTCGAAAAATGCGTTAGGAATCCGCCTAGGTGACAATAACGGTTTTGGTGGAGAAGTATCATATCAATTAGGTTTAAATCAAAAAAACAGACTTGAATTTGATTTAGGCTGGAGAAACAGTAGCGATGTTGATGCAATTAAAGGAGTTGCACTTTATCAATGGGTTTGGAATATTGACGGTGGCTTTAATTGGTATGCTGGTGTTGGTGGAGGATTTGCAGCTTGGGATCATAATTACTATAACAATAATTACAAATATAATGATCGTGGAACCTATGTATTTGCTGCGGGAGACATTGGAATAGAATATAGATTTAAGGAAGCGCCAATTACGCTTTCATTAGATGCAAGACCTGAAATTGGTTCTGGATATTATAATGATGATAATTTTGGATTCGACGTTGGCTTAGGAGTTAAATTTAGATTCTAAATAAAAATAAAAAATAATTGTAAAAGAAAACCTGTCGCTTAATAACGATAGGTTTTTTTTATGTCTTAAAGAAATCTATCATCATCCTGAGCAAAGTTGAAGCCTCTATGGATCAATACAAAAACCTGTGGAGTTTTATTAAAAGACGAATTTAACCGCAAAGTGCGCTAAGATTTTTAAAGGTATGGTTTTATAAAAACACAAAGTTCGCAAAGCTTTGTGTTGACTTAGCTTTGCGAACTTTGCATTTTT
The sequence above is drawn from the uncultured Flavobacterium sp. genome and encodes:
- the aroC gene encoding chorismate synthase gives rise to the protein MAGNSYGTLYKVTTFGESHGEALGGIIDGCPSGIELDLEAIEVEMSRRKPGQSAIVTQRKEPDAVQFLSGIFEGKTTGTPIGFIIPNTNQKSDDYSHIKDNYRPSHADYVYDQKYGFRDYRGGGRSSARETASRVVAGAIAKQMLPQIKINAYVSSVGPIHLDTPYQDLDFSKIESNPVRCPDEKSAEIMEEYIRDIRKQGDTVGGVVSCVIQNVPVGLGEPVFDKLHAELGKAMLSINAVKGFEYGSGFSGSEMKGSEHNDLYNPDGTTKTNLSGGIQGGISNGMDIYFRVAFKPVATIMQTQDSLDNKGNITPMTGKGRHDPCVVPRAVPIVEAMAAIVLADFYLINKTY
- a CDS encoding formimidoylglutamase, which gives rise to MEKVIPFTVNDLAKVTNHRSGEIKFGEKMIVIPKGVDKLKFLKESEAKYVLLGIPEDIGIRANFGRPGAASAWESAIKSIANIQHNRFSKGSQIIVLGQINVTEEMRDVENLDFNDIDDRSKLSQLVEKIDKEVSHIIFTIVKAGKTPIIIGGGHNNAYGNIKGSALAKGKPINAINFDAHSDFRILEGRHSGNGFSYAYEEGFLKRYFIFGLHENYTSKSVLDIIKKLEDRVRYNTYDSVNIRKEKDFSREMALALEFIRTDSFGIEIDLDAIPNIASSAMTISGFSVEELRQFISFFGQHRNATYLHICEGAPDLADSPNNNLIGKLIGYLVTDFIKANNEKE
- a CDS encoding dicarboxylate/amino acid:cation symporter, with the translated sequence MQVTETKKKSFLSGLTGQIIVAMILGAALGIILHNSISPEAAQSFSAKIKMLATIFIRLVQMIISPLVFTTLVVGIAKLGDIKTVGRVGGKALGWFFTASFISLLIGLFYVNILEPGVGIKLHVDMAAASEVTGKTTSLTFENFVEHIVPKSIFEAMATNEILQIVIFSIFFGLAAASLGSTVKPVINALDKASHIVLKMVNYVMNFAPIGVFGAIAGVFAIRDAEELLITYFKFFGSFLIGISTLWLVLIAVGYIFLKGRMTELLRRIIGPLAIAFGTTSSEAVFPKLTEELEDFGVKDKIVSFMLPLGYSFNLDGSMMYMTFASIFIAQFYGVHLDLGTQMVMLLVLMLTSKGIAGVPRASLVVVAATCGMFKIPVEGIALILPIDHFCDMFRSATNVLGNALATSVVGQWEDDKESETATENV
- a CDS encoding response regulator; this encodes MPQIRIFLLLVLLLNCFNNSAIGQSKPISEGKTDKLVKEALTNFRESNFEKSLIISRAALNSATNVKNSSLISRSYTIIAANYNELGEIDKAIFFYNKSLYYANKTNNDSIKYNLYNNLGNVYCFEKKQFNKGIDYYKKSIAYGLKINDLNQVYFTNVNIAWAYFDINKYDEGYLFLKYINTNRKKYGDKSTDAIVNMLNGMYSGYHHDYEAANEFFLKAIEAGKKTDEKSDLAYAHLEYSKFLNKIDEPREAYKNLTSYNKITEELYNEEKLKRASIAGFSLELDEYKRQIDKIENEKVEQYHSLKKSRIIVILFILISLILLFLIITLVKNIRFKKKHNLELLKAKEIAEEASLLKTQFISTISHELRTPLYGVVGITNMLLEEHKELSQSQHLSALKFSARYLLSLVNDILQINKIEENKVVLETLTFNISDEITMIKNSLSFLSQKNNNKINVSIDPNIPEYLIGDKLRLAQILMNLVSNALKFTKDGEVEIVVNLDRIERKLYFLDFLIKDNGVGIAAVDQGKIFEKFVQVGRKDEDYQGTGLGLSIVKKLLGLFGSSISLVSDIGEGTSFSFVIPFEYDPEKTKSIIEEIEVDLTSNEVFKILIVEDNLINQLVTKKIIEKNNYICKVVDDGFGALKILENETFDLILMDINMPLMNGFETTKRIRLQGIKTPIVALTAFDKDEIAEEAISSGINDIIIKPFEPVKLFKIINYLISEVKNTGQDHTSIKKQHGFH
- a CDS encoding UDP-2,3-diacylglucosamine diphosphatase, producing MKKRNVELVILSDVHLGTYGSHAKELNNYLSSIKPKTLVLNGDIIDAWQFRKSYFPKAHLRVIQRIIGMASKGTKVYYITGNHDEILRKFSDMNMGNFALVDKLVLELDDKKAWIFHGDVFDASVQHSKWIAKLGGLGYDYLILTNRFANWCLAKLGREPYSFSKKIKASVKKAVKFISDFETTATDLAIEKNYDYVICGHIHEPKIITKENKHGSTLYLNSGDWVENLTALEYHKKRWKLYSYAESNFTEEENLFEMEDILSSQLISSIILNK
- a CDS encoding DEAD/DEAH box helicase is translated as MLFEDLSLSKSIQKAVFEEGYLNPTPIQEQSIPIVLSGRDLIGCAQTGTGKTAAFAIPIIHQLHRIVGSTKKAKQIRALIVTPTRELAVQIGQSFDTYAKYTNLTQLTIFGGVSQNPQVDTLKKGVDILVATPGRLLDLQKQGFLDLDHLHTLVLDEADQMLDMGFINDVKKIVKLTPKNRQTLLFSATMPIAIRELAEMFLKDPAKVEVSPVSSTAETVEQRVYFVEKTEKRNLLYHLIKNEDLSNVLVFSRTKHGADNVVKALRKKDIPAEAIHGDKSQNARQRVLDAFKNKEVGVLVATDIAARGIDIDQLPFVINFDLPNIPETYVHRIGRTGRAGNGGVAISFCGKDEEPYWKDIQKLIKVDVKTITDHPYQWHSGSPDAAAEKPKNSNRSGGAHKSRKSNASKQNKKRWY